The genomic interval AGGGCTGAACAAGCGCAGTTCATAGTTAAATCCTCCCTTGACTTTATACAACAAGGATAAGGTCAGTTTAGAACCTCCCCCATGGGTTAGAAGTCTTAAGGGTGGGCAGgatggttcgtagagaacacctccctcCCCATTTGAGTGAGAACACTAGGGGAAAAAAGTAAGGTTCGCCAGTTAAATCCTCTATTGACTTTATACAGCAAGGACGAGTTCAGTTATGAGTTCCTCCTCGGGCTAGAAGTCTCGAGATTGGGCGGGATGGTTCGTAAAAAACACCCCCCTCTCTCGAGTGAGAGCGCCGTAATGGAGACATTATGGTCCAGAAGGGGAGTTCTCCCCAAACTCATGGTGGACAGGTAGGGGACAGACACAGGTTTCTCCTTGGACCAGGAAACTCGAAGTGGGATAACACAAAGTGCACTTCCCTCTTGAGCGAGAGCGCCAAGGTGAGGACAACACAGCTCGCTAGCGACATCAGTAAACAACTCCTTACTTAAAGAGATAGGAGCGAAGCCAGCTAGAGGTCTATCTCTTCCATGCCTTATGAAGCAGGTTCGAACAGCGAATACCAGAAGTTCCCTCACCTTTGCGTATGAGGGTGAGTTCAGTGACAGGTCAGTGTGCTCACCCCTGCTGCCTAATGAAGAGTGTACGGTAGGGCGGGGGTGGATAAACGTGCTACCTAAGTTTTAAGCATTGTCAAAGGCGTTGTTAGAAGAGTTAGCGCGAGGAGCAACAGCTGATGATCGAAGACGAAGAATGCAAGTTAAGgcgagataaaaaaaagtagcaTTCAATAGGTCAAGATCCAGAAAACAGTTCAAGCAGTTAAACAGTTAAAGCGGTCAAAGGTAAATGGACATTCATAAATATAAGGAAGATTGTTCATTGAGAGGCCAGATACAAGCTAAGAAGGAGGGGCCCTAGGCACAACCTGCCCATTGTGTCCATCTCAAGGTGCACGCAGGTAACCTGAGCAAGGGCATCCTTGATCCCTGCGGCGTAGGCGTCGGCCGCGTCTTCAATGAGTTTCGCCTCTTTTTCCTTGAAGGATTTAGCTTGTTGGGCAAGGTCACCCTCCACCCGGCCAAGTAACACTTCTTGGTTGGTGGCCCGCTCTTCAAGTTTGGCCATCTTGGCCTTGGTTTCCTCCGCCTGCTCCTCCAGCTCGATTACCTTGGTGCGAAGGGGCAAGATCTTTGCCTCAAGCTGGATAGCCTCTTGACTTTTATCGAAGAGCTGCCTCTTGGTATCTTTCTTTGACTGGCGCAGGCAGCTCAGCTCTTGGGTCAGGGCGATCTCACGAGTGGCGAAGGCCCGAGCCTGTTGGGCAAGCTCATCTTGTTTCCTCCCCTCCGTCAGGGCCAGCTCTTCCTTCATCTGGGCCTCCACCACGACAAGTTGCTCATTCATCCTCGCCCTAGCCTTGCTTGTGAGGGCATTTGATTGGACAAGAAATTCGCCTAGGCTAAGGCACATGCGCTCCCTTATCGCCTCCTCGTCCAAACCCTCCGCTGCCCTTTCGCTTTGGAAGCATTTTAGGACGTGCTGAAGGACCGCGGGTAACTCGGGG from Phaseolus vulgaris cultivar G19833 chromosome 1, P. vulgaris v2.0, whole genome shotgun sequence carries:
- the LOC137815863 gene encoding uncharacterized protein, whose translation is MNEQLVVVEAQMKEELALTEGRKQDELAQQARAFATREIALTQELSCLRQSKKDTKRQLFDKSQEAIQLEAKILPLRTKVIELEEQAEETKAKMAKLEERATNQEVLLGRVEGDLAQQAKSFKEKEAKLIEDAADAYAAGIKDALAQVTCVHLEMDTMGRSNIKIPLDVAAGDTMMVANVEKERTSKLEDTLEQFMQASLSNQKNIKASIQNLVTYVKQLADPQSGSFSANTQTNIKEHCNSITTRSGIVIGEGIGDNLVACEERKDEERKIECKGEEE